The window CATGGAGATGGGGACTATCTTCGCTTTGTCGCTGAAGTATTGTATGAACGGCAGCTGCACCTCGATAGAGTGCTCGTAGCGATGCGCGGACGGGTCGTCGACCACCAGCCGCCCCATCCTGCCGGCGATGTCCTCGTCGATCTTCACCACTCCCAGGGGCGTGGAGAAGTCCTCTGTGCTCATGGCCACCGGGGCGCCCATGGCGTGGTGGTTGGGACCCATGATGACGAACGTTTCAGGAAACCCGTCCCTGGCGAGAGCGCCGTAGGTGTGGGCGGCCACCGGTCCGGAGTACACGTACCCGGCATGAGGGGCGACCGCTCCCACGATGCTGCGCGGCCCGTTCTTGTTGAGCTCGGGGATCTCACCCGGGCCGAGGGGGGAGAGGAACGCTTTCTCTATCTCCGCGCGAACGGCGCGCTCGCCCCCTGCATAGAACTTTCCCGCTACCGCCGGACGTCTCATGGTCGAGCAGAAAATGCGCTGGTATGATATTTACAATTTGTCCGCAGCGCGAGCTCATATCTGGATGAGAGAAAATAAAGGACTGGACCGGACGCGGCGCGCCCGTAAGAGATTG is drawn from Methanomassiliicoccus luminyensis B10 and contains these coding sequences:
- a CDS encoding MEMO1 family protein; amino-acid sequence: MRRPAVAGKFYAGGERAVRAEIEKAFLSPLGPGEIPELNKNGPRSIVGAVAPHAGYVYSGPVAAHTYGALARDGFPETFVIMGPNHHAMGAPVAMSTEDFSTPLGVVKIDEDIAGRMGRLVVDDPSAHRYEHSIEVQLPFIQYFSDKAKIVPISMAAQDYETAVEVAEELRRACQGKDVVFIASTDFSHYVPAQEAERQDHAVIDKILAADPEGVYDTVVRRDVSMCGYGPVMTMMLASGGKKAELLKYGSSGDVTPMDEVVGYVSMVVRS